The Colwellia sp. M166 genome segment TTGCTGTTCATCTTGAAGAGGCGATAATTCTTGCTCTGACTCTGTTTTCACTGTTTTTACCGCCTTAGCAACATGTGTTGCTAATACGTTATGGGCGATACGTGCAATGAAAGTTTTAACCGCAGCATCAGCTCTAAAGCTTGGTAATGCTTGCCAAATATTTAATGCTATTTCTTGAAATAGCTCTTCTTGAATCGCAGGTTTAGCTTCAAAGCCATTAATAATATGACGTAACAGTTTCTCATGTTCAGAAACCCATTTGATAAATAGTTTTTGATTGCTCAATGAATAACCCAGTTGATGTTGAGCTGTTTTAAAAACAGTCTTTTTTGAGTCGCTCAATTCTACTGAGTTATTCATTTTATTCAATCCTAGCATTCATTCACTATTGCTAACTTAACGACATCACTACTTTTTCAGAGGTTAAACGTTTTGCCAAAATTAACACTAACGCCACTGTTAAGACGATGGTAGCAACACTGGTAAATAACAAGGCACTCCAATCGATAGGTAAACCTTTAAAAACATCTTCCATTAATAATGATTGGCCGGAAATCGGCAACCATTCAACCCAAGCAGGTTTATCATCCATCATCATCAGTGCAAAAGGAATAAAGCTTGGTGCCATAATCAACAT includes the following:
- a CDS encoding RNA polymerase sigma factor, with translation MNNSVELSDSKKTVFKTAQHQLGYSLSNQKLFIKWVSEHEKLLRHIINGFEAKPAIQEELFQEIALNIWQALPSFRADAAVKTFIARIAHNVLATHVAKAVKTVKTESEQELSPLQDEQQCQQPNPYQSLDQQQRQQRLAQAIRRLTLEQQQVITLALEGMSYQEIADVLAITVNLVGVRLQRAKTALMQLLEAV